The Octadecabacter arcticus 238 genome contains a region encoding:
- a CDS encoding S1 family peptidase, giving the protein MTMRRFVSLLAFIGCLCLAPIGAIAQDYRDLLQSFRAETLTYDDKRFLQTALAFNGHYDGLLDGDWGPRSQRAMESYAQAEFGSAAEEWHLAFLAFSFIDLFERDGWGMFRMNSFGLSLLYPYTAVVTDPSTEYFVNWRHRFSSLSYSTGINDRQTVQNVHDYTESVHSSSTELYILRRPSLAVTSATRNDGSVLYTRSNFINGLWHTAMLSADRQDVPILNAVAASITVGSSRNISITRDGPLETIVMQTLAIINEQDSASNAPQQSAQVSAPEVARISTGTGFIVSSQGFALTNAHVVQGCVQVTYDGLPASVVSQSEEYDLALLQIPDWSGDVVATFSPAPARLNSDVTVVGFPLSGLLSGLNVTRGAVSSSLGFGGDMSGMQITAPVQPGNSGGPLLAADGEVVGVVVSKLDAQYVADLTGDIPQNVNFAIRGELAKLFLFQNGVEPVLGTSDAPVAPVDIAQIASAYTGFIECRQ; this is encoded by the coding sequence ATGACCATGAGAAGATTTGTAAGTCTCTTAGCCTTCATTGGTTGCCTATGCCTCGCGCCGATTGGGGCAATCGCCCAAGACTACCGCGATTTGCTCCAATCCTTTAGAGCCGAAACGCTGACCTATGATGACAAGCGCTTTCTGCAAACCGCACTTGCTTTTAACGGCCACTATGACGGTCTCCTTGACGGGGATTGGGGACCACGAAGTCAGCGGGCTATGGAAAGCTACGCACAAGCCGAATTTGGCTCGGCAGCGGAAGAATGGCATCTCGCTTTCTTAGCATTCAGCTTCATTGACCTCTTTGAACGCGACGGGTGGGGCATGTTCAGAATGAACAGTTTCGGTCTGTCTTTGCTCTACCCTTACACGGCAGTTGTGACGGACCCATCGACAGAATATTTTGTAAATTGGCGTCACCGGTTTAGCAGCCTCTCATACTCGACTGGCATAAATGACCGACAAACCGTCCAGAATGTTCATGATTACACAGAGTCAGTTCATTCGTCATCGACGGAACTCTATATCCTTAGGCGTCCCTCGCTGGCAGTAACGAGTGCGACACGTAACGACGGCAGCGTTCTCTACACCCGCTCAAATTTCATCAACGGTCTATGGCATACGGCAATGTTGTCAGCCGATAGGCAGGACGTTCCAATCTTAAATGCCGTTGCCGCGAGCATTACTGTTGGTAGCTCTAGAAATATCTCAATCACGCGAGATGGCCCGCTAGAAACGATTGTTATGCAGACGCTTGCTATCATTAACGAGCAAGACAGCGCGAGCAACGCGCCTCAACAATCCGCTCAAGTCAGCGCACCCGAGGTCGCCCGCATTTCCACAGGAACAGGTTTTATTGTCAGCTCTCAAGGCTTTGCACTCACCAATGCGCACGTCGTGCAGGGTTGTGTGCAGGTGACCTACGACGGCTTGCCAGCCTCCGTCGTATCACAATCTGAAGAATACGACCTTGCACTTCTCCAAATCCCTGACTGGAGCGGTGATGTTGTTGCTACCTTCTCACCCGCCCCTGCAAGGCTTAACTCAGATGTTACGGTTGTTGGCTTCCCGCTATCGGGGTTGCTCTCAGGCTTAAACGTCACAAGAGGAGCAGTTTCTTCTAGCTTGGGTTTCGGCGGCGATATGAGCGGTATGCAAATCACTGCACCAGTGCAGCCCGGAAATTCAGGTGGGCCATTGCTTGCGGCTGACGGTGAAGTCGTCGGGGTGGTGGTTAGTAAGCTAGATGCACAGTACGTAGCAGACCTCACTGGCGACATTCCCCAGAACGTAAATTTTGCAATTCGTGGTGAACTTGCAAAACTGTTCCTGTTTCAAAACGGCGTAGAGCCTGTTCTAGGGACTTCAGATGCTCCAGTTGCGCCTGTAGATATTGCCCAAATCGCGTCGGCCTATACGGGCTTCATCGAGTGTAGACAGTAA
- a CDS encoding tetratricopeptide repeat protein, protein MIKLLRTAAFLLGRPVSAPVMAQNFDKGLAAAEAGDYATALQEWRPLAKQRYALAQYNLGVMYDNGLGVIQDYAEAVDWYRKAAEQGDASAQTKLGLMYFNGIGLTQDYAEAVIWYRKAAEHGNALAQTNLGFMYENGLGVIQDYTEAVDWYRKAAEQGDASAQTNLGFMYENGRGLLQDAVFAHMWYNIGGANGIERGLDNRGLIEEQMTREQIAEAQELARRCMASDYQDSD, encoded by the coding sequence GTGATTAAACTACTTAGAACCGCCGCATTTTTGCTTGGCAGGCCAGTCTCTGCCCCCGTCATGGCGCAGAATTTTGACAAGGGGTTGGCTGCCGCCGAAGCGGGGGACTATGCAACAGCGTTGCAGGAGTGGCGTCCGCTGGCAAAGCAGAGGTATGCCTTAGCGCAATACAATCTCGGCGTCATGTACGACAACGGCCTTGGTGTGATTCAGGATTATGCAGAGGCGGTGGACTGGTACCGCAAGGCTGCAGAGCAGGGGGATGCCTCAGCGCAAACCAAACTCGGCCTAATGTACTTCAACGGCATAGGTCTGACGCAGGATTATGCCGAAGCGGTGATCTGGTACCGCAAGGCTGCAGAGCACGGGAATGCCTTAGCCCAAACCAACCTCGGCTTCATGTACGAGAACGGCCTTGGTGTGATTCAGGATTATACCGAAGCGGTGGACTGGTACCGCAAGGCTGCAGAGCAGGGGGATGCCTCTGCGCAAACCAACCTCGGCTTCATGTACGAGAACGGCAGAGGGTTGCTTCAGGACGCAGTTTTCGCACACATGTGGTACAACATTGGTGGTGCAAACGGGATTGAACGTGGCTTAGATAACCGCGGTCTAATTGAAGAGCAAATGACCCGTGAACAGATAGCAGAAGCACAGGAACTCGCGCGACGTTGCATGGCGTCAGATTATCAGGACAGTGATTAA
- a CDS encoding helix-turn-helix transcriptional regulator — MPENHLRRPAVEAATGLSRSSLYAMMGSGDFPRPIRIGRRAVAWPESAVLAWLADRPSAVPARK; from the coding sequence GTGCCAGAAAATCACCTACGCCGCCCCGCCGTTGAAGCCGCAACTGGTCTTAGCCGCTCAAGTCTTTATGCAATGATGGGCAGCGGAGACTTCCCCCGCCCTATCCGTATCGGTCGCCGTGCTGTCGCATGGCCCGAAAGCGCCGTCCTTGCATGGCTGGCAGACCGCCCTAGCGCGGTCCCCGCCCGTAAATAG
- a CDS encoding helix-turn-helix domain-containing protein, giving the protein MARKPGPHATSDLAIYLDRRILELRHKKTQRDIAIAAGFTNPNMLSMLKNGDTKLAVDRVATLAAALEVDPKYLLRLALAQDGNETMFRIYDEVIGTVVSHNEVGWLEVLREASGNSDPAVTTRARSTILSIFGK; this is encoded by the coding sequence ATGGCACGTAAACCTGGACCACATGCAACCTCAGACCTCGCGATCTATCTCGACCGCCGAATTCTGGAGTTACGCCACAAAAAGACCCAGCGAGATATTGCAATCGCAGCAGGCTTCACCAACCCCAATATGCTGTCGATGCTCAAGAACGGTGATACCAAGCTGGCAGTGGACCGGGTTGCGACACTCGCCGCTGCATTAGAGGTCGATCCCAAATACCTGCTCAGACTGGCATTGGCGCAGGATGGAAACGAAACGATGTTTCGTATTTACGATGAGGTGATTGGCACTGTCGTTTCGCACAATGAGGTCGGATGGCTGGAGGTGCTGCGCGAAGCGTCTGGCAACAGCGATCCGGCGGTAACGACGCGTGCGCGCTCGACCATTCTATCGATATTTGGAAAGTAG
- the tnpA gene encoding IS200/IS605 family transposase yields the protein MIYSTGSHTKFYHRFHVVWTTKYRYKVMRGEMRERIREIIIQTCQELGVHIEKGVLSTDHVHMFISVPPQIALSKVMMRIKGRSSYKIQREFPELRKRYWGQRFWARGFFSTTSGNVTDAVILQYLELHSKREPTGVSR from the coding sequence ATGATCTATTCCACAGGAAGCCATACCAAATTTTATCACCGGTTTCACGTCGTCTGGACAACAAAATACCGATACAAAGTTATGCGCGGTGAGATGCGTGAGCGTATCCGTGAAATCATTATCCAAACATGCCAAGAACTTGGCGTGCATATTGAGAAGGGCGTATTGTCGACCGATCACGTCCACATGTTCATATCGGTCCCGCCTCAGATAGCATTGTCAAAGGTGATGATGCGGATCAAGGGACGCTCGTCTTATAAGATACAGCGCGAGTTTCCCGAACTGCGCAAACGGTACTGGGGCCAGCGGTTTTGGGCTCGCGGATTTTTCTCAACAACCAGCGGCAATGTCACTGACGCTGTCATACTTCAGTATCTTGAATTACATTCAAAAAGGGAACCTACCGGCGTCAGCCGGTAG
- the tnpC gene encoding IS66 family transposase has product MSKTPPNLTNLPPEVQAYVAAQTAELSELKQAFLGSSLGHATVQKRLKDEMASVDAALSAERTAHARAIQNRDTIIADLRLQLHGHNKHRFGSKSESSAQLALELILEELEIEQAVETDDEPSDAEAKPPRTPRKRKPFPKGLKRVQKTITPSDACTDCGGSFKVLGTDVMEELEYVPGHYIVNQIGRPRLACTCCEAVVQAEMPSRPIPKSFVGPALMAHILCCKYGYHLPLYRQSQMFANEGIDLSGSLMAGWVGKCTKLLERVSDAIRDHVFEAQAIFMDDTTVKLLQKGNGKGKNKTKTARLWVYARKEDTWASGAPPAVWYQFSTSREAEHPSKHLESYEGYAHADAYAGYNDAYRTGRVKEMACMAHVRREFFDLYESTKLPVAGEAVLRIKKLYDVETQARFLPPAERVALRQEYAKPIFDDLEVWLKEQLGKISSKTPLAKAIKYALARLPKARPYLDHGFLELDNNTAERAVRPVAVGRKNYLFMGSEAGGKSAAIAYTLIETAKMNKVNPKAWLAWVLERIQDHQANRINDLMPWAYQDMIDAKNAEAKAKDAA; this is encoded by the coding sequence ATGAGTAAGACCCCTCCAAATCTGACTAATCTGCCCCCTGAAGTACAGGCATACGTTGCCGCGCAAACAGCGGAATTGTCAGAGCTGAAGCAAGCGTTTCTCGGGTCATCCCTTGGCCATGCGACGGTACAAAAACGCCTCAAGGATGAGATGGCATCAGTGGACGCCGCCCTGAGTGCCGAGCGCACCGCTCATGCGCGGGCCATCCAGAACCGAGACACCATCATCGCCGATCTGCGCCTGCAACTCCACGGTCACAACAAGCACCGCTTTGGCTCAAAGTCGGAAAGCAGTGCACAGCTGGCGCTTGAGTTGATCCTTGAAGAACTTGAGATCGAACAAGCCGTTGAGACAGATGATGAACCCTCTGACGCTGAGGCCAAGCCGCCCCGCACACCGCGCAAGCGCAAACCTTTCCCAAAGGGGCTGAAGCGTGTCCAAAAGACCATCACCCCCAGTGATGCTTGCACCGACTGTGGCGGCAGCTTCAAAGTGCTTGGAACGGATGTGATGGAGGAGTTGGAATATGTCCCGGGACATTACATCGTGAACCAAATTGGCCGCCCGCGTCTGGCCTGCACCTGTTGTGAGGCCGTTGTTCAGGCTGAGATGCCAAGCCGACCCATTCCGAAGAGCTTTGTCGGCCCCGCGCTGATGGCCCACATCCTGTGCTGTAAATACGGCTATCATCTGCCGCTGTATCGCCAGAGCCAGATGTTTGCCAACGAGGGCATTGATCTGAGTGGATCGCTCATGGCGGGATGGGTCGGCAAATGCACCAAACTGCTGGAGCGCGTCTCAGATGCAATCCGCGATCACGTCTTTGAGGCGCAGGCGATCTTCATGGATGACACAACGGTCAAGCTGCTCCAGAAGGGCAATGGCAAAGGAAAGAATAAGACCAAAACCGCGCGACTGTGGGTCTATGCCCGAAAAGAAGACACTTGGGCCAGCGGAGCTCCACCTGCGGTGTGGTACCAGTTCTCCACCAGCCGTGAGGCGGAGCATCCCAGCAAGCATCTCGAAAGCTATGAAGGCTACGCCCATGCGGATGCCTATGCTGGGTATAATGACGCCTACCGCACGGGGCGGGTCAAAGAGATGGCATGCATGGCCCATGTGCGGCGTGAGTTCTTTGACCTTTATGAAAGCACAAAGCTGCCCGTGGCGGGCGAAGCCGTGCTGCGGATTAAAAAGCTCTATGATGTTGAGACACAAGCGCGGTTCCTGCCCCCTGCGGAACGCGTGGCCCTGCGTCAGGAATACGCCAAGCCGATCTTTGATGACCTGGAAGTCTGGCTTAAAGAGCAACTGGGCAAGATCTCTAGCAAGACGCCGCTGGCCAAGGCGATCAAATATGCACTGGCGCGCCTGCCAAAGGCACGGCCCTATCTTGATCACGGCTTTCTTGAGCTGGACAACAACACAGCCGAGCGCGCAGTGCGCCCTGTGGCCGTGGGACGCAAAAACTATCTCTTCATGGGATCAGAAGCAGGCGGCAAATCTGCAGCAATTGCTTATACGTTGATAGAGACCGCCAAGATGAACAAAGTGAATCCCAAAGCCTGGCTCGCATGGGTGCTGGAACGCATCCAGGACCATCAAGCAAACCGTATCAACGATCTCATGCCGTGGGCCTATCAGGACATGATCGATGCTAAAAACGCCGAGGCCAAGGCAAAAGACGCAGCTTGA
- the tnpB gene encoding IS66 family insertion sequence element accessory protein TnpB (TnpB, as the term is used for proteins encoded by IS66 family insertion elements, is considered an accessory protein, since TnpC, encoded by a neighboring gene, is a DDE family transposase.), with amino-acid sequence MIPVLGDAKIWLAAGVTDMRRGFNGLAAQTAQVLAADPYAGHLFLFRGRRGDQIKMIWWDGQGACLFTKRLERGRFVWPSVKEGKVSLSRAQLAMLMEGIDWRILKKTWRPSMVG; translated from the coding sequence ATGATCCCTGTTTTGGGGGATGCGAAGATCTGGCTTGCCGCAGGAGTTACGGATATGCGGCGCGGCTTCAACGGGCTGGCGGCGCAGACCGCGCAGGTTCTTGCAGCTGACCCTTACGCGGGGCATCTATTTTTGTTCCGTGGCCGTCGTGGCGATCAGATCAAGATGATCTGGTGGGATGGTCAGGGCGCGTGCCTGTTTACCAAACGGCTTGAACGTGGACGGTTCGTATGGCCCTCAGTCAAGGAAGGTAAAGTCAGCCTAAGCCGCGCACAGCTTGCGATGCTGATGGAAGGCATAGACTGGCGTATTCTCAAGAAGACATGGCGTCCAAGTATGGTTGGATAG
- a CDS encoding helix-turn-helix domain-containing protein gives MGKSQRNTAKEQYTPLPYAQLKSEAWRSLSGAAVKVWLELHTRYNGSNNGKVHLSLNEAAENLGLGKATVQRAFVELETKGFLKLEKRGNWYSRRAHDWRLTTKPMHTTKGKDAATQDWHHWRRPRKTEHGSQADPSPNMTGPLQNQRPCARSA, from the coding sequence ATGGGTAAGAGCCAGCGCAATACGGCAAAGGAGCAATACACGCCGCTTCCCTATGCGCAGCTCAAATCAGAAGCATGGCGGTCCCTTTCGGGGGCCGCTGTCAAAGTCTGGCTGGAACTGCACACCCGTTACAACGGATCGAACAACGGCAAAGTGCATTTGTCGCTCAATGAGGCGGCTGAAAATCTGGGACTGGGCAAAGCGACTGTTCAGCGCGCGTTCGTTGAACTTGAGACCAAGGGTTTCCTGAAGCTGGAAAAGCGCGGCAACTGGTATTCACGCCGTGCCCATGACTGGCGACTGACAACGAAGCCCATGCACACAACGAAAGGAAAGGACGCCGCAACACAAGATTGGCACCACTGGCGACGCCCCCGAAAAACAGAACACGGTTCTCAGGCGGACCCGTCACCAAACATGACGGGTCCGCTCCAGAACCAGAGGCCATGCGCTAGGTCCGCCTGA
- a CDS encoding transposase: protein MMNKTRRGRGSKYTDDFKRQLVAESHTAGVSVPMVAKKHGVGTNRIYAWRSDGRFQPDKSDIGQFTPVEIADAGMVDTPASSGTSILPVPHIEITLENGRKLSVSDGVDAGFVLELARGLAA from the coding sequence ATGATGAACAAGACTAGGCGTGGCCGAGGTTCCAAATACACGGATGATTTCAAGCGACAGCTTGTAGCGGAAAGCCACACTGCTGGCGTGAGTGTTCCAATGGTTGCCAAGAAGCACGGTGTGGGCACCAACCGGATTTATGCATGGCGCAGCGATGGGCGGTTTCAGCCTGACAAATCAGATATAGGCCAGTTCACCCCCGTAGAGATTGCCGATGCGGGTATGGTGGACACGCCTGCGTCATCCGGCACCAGCATCTTACCTGTCCCCCATATTGAGATCACACTTGAGAACGGTCGCAAGCTGAGCGTGAGCGACGGGGTTGATGCTGGCTTTGTGCTGGAACTGGCGCGAGGACTTGCAGCATGA
- a CDS encoding IS256-like element ISOan3 family transposase, translating to MKKTITASAGLASASNVHQLVETAWDKVGESFEQFCLTAGVASLVQMFGEDADTLAGGRYEHCTDKPGHRWGTAKGQVGFHGGKIELERARVRDKVTGKEIVLPSWEEASSGGFLEQWAMSLMLMNVSTRKYDRAVRLPEAKVPNKAGSGLSRSAVSRRFKALTQARLDEWMSSDLSELDLVAIQIDGLHLDDHLLVLAAVGVEVSGEKHPLGVIEGATENAATVQALLDNLIERGLDPAGCYLFIVDGAKALTKAIRRTFGADIPIQRCQIHKARNITDRLPPKLHASVRRALKQAWELDDADKAERLMRNLAQRLELEAPDVSKSILEGLDEILTVVRLGLPVELRRSLASTNIIESMNSVIRQVCRNVKRWRDAKMALRWTGAGMLEAAKGFRRLKAYKQLPILKQALLDHRNTVMLDQIKDVA from the coding sequence ATGAAGAAGACTATCACAGCAAGCGCTGGACTTGCCAGCGCGTCGAATGTTCATCAACTCGTGGAAACAGCCTGGGACAAAGTTGGCGAGAGCTTCGAGCAGTTCTGCCTGACGGCGGGCGTCGCCAGTCTGGTTCAGATGTTTGGTGAGGACGCAGATACGCTGGCGGGTGGCCGATACGAGCATTGCACTGACAAGCCTGGCCACAGATGGGGCACCGCGAAAGGTCAGGTTGGGTTCCATGGTGGGAAGATTGAGCTGGAGCGCGCCCGTGTGCGCGATAAAGTGACCGGTAAAGAGATTGTCCTGCCGAGCTGGGAAGAGGCCTCCTCGGGTGGCTTCCTTGAACAATGGGCAATGAGCCTAATGTTGATGAATGTTTCCACCCGTAAGTATGACCGAGCTGTACGGCTGCCCGAAGCGAAGGTGCCTAATAAGGCAGGGAGCGGGCTGTCCAGGTCAGCAGTTTCGCGTCGCTTCAAAGCACTCACCCAAGCGCGCCTGGATGAGTGGATGTCATCTGATCTATCGGAGCTTGACCTTGTAGCGATCCAGATCGACGGGCTGCATTTGGACGATCATTTGTTGGTGCTTGCGGCCGTGGGTGTGGAGGTTTCAGGCGAAAAGCACCCTCTGGGCGTCATTGAAGGGGCGACCGAGAACGCCGCGACGGTTCAGGCGCTTTTGGACAATCTGATAGAGCGTGGGCTCGATCCAGCGGGCTGCTATTTGTTCATCGTAGATGGGGCTAAGGCACTGACCAAGGCAATTCGGCGCACATTTGGTGCCGATATTCCCATCCAAAGATGCCAGATACACAAGGCCCGCAACATAACTGACAGGCTTCCTCCAAAGCTGCACGCCTCCGTACGCCGCGCGCTGAAGCAAGCATGGGAGCTTGATGATGCCGACAAAGCCGAGCGGTTGATGCGGAATCTTGCCCAGCGACTAGAGCTTGAGGCTCCGGACGTTTCAAAGTCGATCCTTGAGGGCCTAGACGAAATTCTAACTGTTGTTAGGTTGGGGCTACCTGTGGAATTGAGACGCTCATTGGCCAGCACCAACATCATTGAATCTATGAACAGCGTGATCCGACAGGTCTGTCGAAACGTCAAACGCTGGCGCGATGCAAAAATGGCGCTGCGCTGGACAGGGGCTGGTATGCTGGAAGCCGCGAAAGGCTTCCGCCGCCTAAAGGCCTACAAGCAACTCCCCATTCTCAAGCAAGCTTTGCTAGATCATCGCAATACCGTAATGCTTGACCAAATCAAGGACGTCGCCTAA
- a CDS encoding tyrosine-type recombinase/integrase, whose protein sequence is MKVMVNTGARPSEVAALTSECIRLDCAVPHISIEAVGRQLKSPNARRVIPLTGVSLEALRGFPDGFPRYRGSSAGLSAVVNKFLRGNGLCETPDHTLYSLRHGFEDRLLAAGVDERIRRDLLGHALKRERYGSGATLEHMHELVSKVAL, encoded by the coding sequence TTGAAGGTCATGGTGAACACAGGTGCGCGGCCATCTGAAGTTGCCGCTTTGACGTCTGAGTGCATTCGGTTGGATTGCGCTGTGCCACATATCTCTATTGAGGCCGTAGGGCGCCAGCTAAAGAGCCCCAACGCCAGGCGGGTCATACCTTTGACTGGCGTATCACTTGAGGCTCTAAGGGGCTTCCCAGACGGGTTCCCGCGCTACCGTGGATCATCGGCAGGTTTGTCTGCTGTCGTGAACAAGTTTTTGCGCGGTAATGGTCTGTGCGAAACGCCGGATCATACGCTTTACAGCTTGCGGCATGGGTTTGAGGATCGATTGCTTGCGGCTGGTGTCGATGAACGAATTCGGCGTGATCTGCTAGGCCATGCTTTGAAGCGTGAACGATATGGCTCAGGGGCTACGTTGGAGCACATGCATGAGCTTGTTTCGAAGGTAGCGCTCTAA
- a CDS encoding SDR family NAD(P)-dependent oxidoreductase encodes MRPLEGKVAFVTGASAPHGIGRAIALRLAQDGAAVVVSDIDGQMEVGGKTVSRSELLQNTVAEIVSSDGIAISLILDVTDAESIEAGIKQSLAEFGRLDILVNNAGSLAGSNSFLSTTPEQWSASFGVNLLGPMMLSQAVIPHMRQIGGGRIINIGSTGSLGAEPGFGAYTTMKHGLVGFSKTLAAEFGPDGILCNTVCPGYIATDMHTAANNRLAKERDISVVEIKKERYANVALRDAGLPVDVANAVAYLAGPQANYVTGMNLPVTGGVPFGI; translated from the coding sequence ATGCGTCCGCTTGAAGGAAAAGTCGCGTTCGTTACTGGCGCATCTGCGCCGCATGGCATTGGTCGCGCTATCGCTCTGCGGCTTGCGCAAGATGGTGCAGCGGTCGTTGTCTCGGACATTGACGGTCAGATGGAGGTGGGCGGCAAGACAGTGTCGCGTTCGGAATTGCTACAGAACACTGTCGCGGAGATTGTTAGCTCAGATGGGATAGCGATTTCTCTCATTTTGGACGTTACGGACGCTGAGAGCATTGAAGCTGGGATAAAACAGTCGCTGGCGGAATTTGGGCGCTTAGATATTCTCGTCAATAATGCTGGATCGTTGGCTGGGTCCAATAGTTTTCTATCGACAACGCCCGAGCAGTGGAGCGCAAGTTTTGGTGTGAACCTGTTGGGTCCTATGATGCTTTCGCAAGCGGTCATACCTCACATGCGCCAAATTGGGGGTGGGCGAATTATCAACATCGGATCTACGGGCAGCCTTGGAGCGGAGCCGGGTTTTGGGGCCTACACGACGATGAAGCACGGACTGGTAGGATTCTCTAAAACACTTGCCGCAGAGTTCGGACCTGACGGCATTCTGTGCAACACGGTTTGCCCCGGTTACATCGCGACGGACATGCATACTGCCGCTAACAACCGCCTCGCAAAAGAACGCGACATTTCAGTCGTTGAGATCAAAAAGGAGCGATACGCTAATGTGGCGTTGAGAGACGCTGGGTTGCCCGTCGATGTCGCCAATGCAGTGGCTTATCTTGCAGGACCACAAGCAAATTACGTCACCGGAATGAACCTTCCTGTAACTGGCGGTGTTCCCTTTGGTATTTAA
- a CDS encoding winged helix domain-containing protein — MNIDVTLMGGERPRYISLSGRMGQTMHALMCAKSQGITPLENPSLRLAAYIHSLRDVGFTIDTELEEHCGDYPGFHARYRLRSTVIAGDFHVEAAQ, encoded by the coding sequence ATGAATATTGACGTCACTTTGATGGGCGGCGAACGCCCCCGCTATATCTCGCTGTCAGGTCGCATGGGCCAGACCATGCACGCCCTAATGTGTGCCAAATCCCAAGGCATCACCCCCTTAGAAAACCCTTCTTTGCGGCTTGCTGCATACATCCACTCATTGCGGGATGTGGGTTTCACCATCGACACAGAGCTGGAGGAACACTGCGGCGATTATCCAGGATTTCACGCCCGCTACAGGCTACGCAGCACGGTCATTGCAGGCGACTTTCATGTGGAGGCCGCGCAATGA
- a CDS encoding tyrosine-type recombinase/integrase → MADANQEIERTEPNKHPNKALSAAFVRTATTPGKYNDGHGLFLKVVTSGAKRWVQRIVVRGKRTEIGLGSASLVSLAEARETALENRKLARAGGDPLQAKRTSEALLTFEEASRKVHKIHEPTWRNKKHAAQFLSTLETYTFPRMSNLKVSEVTTADVLAVLQPIWLEKPETAKRVRQRIGTVMKWAVANGWRQDNPAGAISQALPKQKQPVKHRKSLPYDEVSGCLVAVRSSRAFNATKLALELTVLTACRSGEVRLAEWSEIDLAKAEWTIPAQRMKASKEHRIPLSGRAVEVLEAAKALDDGTGLVFPSTTGNPLSDMTLSKLVKGLGYDVDVHGFRTSFKTWCQERTTTAREVSEAALAHSIQNKAEAAYARSDLFEKRRKLMEQWSCFVAEPSSAVLVRIAK, encoded by the coding sequence ATGGCGGACGCAAATCAGGAAATCGAACGGACCGAACCGAACAAGCACCCTAACAAGGCGCTGTCGGCAGCATTCGTCCGCACAGCGACCACACCCGGCAAATACAACGACGGTCACGGTCTGTTTCTCAAAGTAGTTACTTCAGGCGCAAAGCGTTGGGTTCAACGCATTGTGGTTCGTGGCAAGCGAACCGAGATTGGATTAGGCAGTGCATCTCTTGTGAGCCTAGCAGAGGCGCGGGAAACGGCGTTGGAGAACCGCAAGCTGGCCCGTGCAGGCGGAGACCCGCTACAGGCTAAACGCACCTCAGAGGCGCTGCTGACGTTTGAGGAAGCATCCCGCAAGGTCCACAAAATCCATGAACCAACATGGCGCAACAAAAAACACGCCGCTCAATTCCTCTCTACTTTAGAGACATATACCTTCCCCCGCATGAGCAATCTTAAGGTATCAGAGGTCACAACGGCGGACGTGCTGGCTGTGTTGCAACCAATCTGGCTTGAAAAGCCCGAAACTGCCAAACGGGTTCGCCAACGTATCGGCACGGTCATGAAGTGGGCTGTTGCGAACGGCTGGAGACAGGACAACCCAGCGGGGGCAATTTCGCAAGCACTGCCCAAACAGAAACAACCCGTGAAGCACCGTAAATCCTTGCCGTACGATGAGGTTTCAGGCTGTCTGGTTGCTGTTCGCAGCTCCCGTGCGTTCAATGCCACCAAACTTGCACTAGAGCTCACTGTTTTGACCGCCTGTCGGTCTGGCGAGGTGCGCTTGGCCGAATGGTCAGAGATTGATCTCGCGAAGGCAGAATGGACCATCCCCGCCCAGCGCATGAAAGCAAGCAAAGAACACCGCATCCCCCTGTCAGGCCGCGCTGTCGAAGTATTAGAAGCAGCCAAGGCGCTGGACGATGGAACTGGATTGGTTTTCCCAAGCACCACGGGCAACCCGCTGTCAGATATGACTCTATCGAAGTTGGTCAAAGGGCTTGGATATGACGTGGACGTTCACGGGTTCCGTACGTCCTTCAAAACTTGGTGTCAGGAACGCACCACCACCGCCCGCGAAGTGTCGGAGGCAGCATTGGCACATAGTATTCAGAATAAGGCAGAGGCGGCCTATGCGAGGTCTGACTTGTTTGAAAAGCGTAGAAAACTGATGGAACAATGGAGTTGCTTCGTTGCTGAGCCTTCGAGCGCGGTTCTTGTTAGGATAGCTAAATGA